One window of the Pyrus communis chromosome 17, drPyrComm1.1, whole genome shotgun sequence genome contains the following:
- the LOC137723551 gene encoding NAC domain-containing protein 7-like isoform X2: protein MDTLSSHVPPGFRFRPTDEELVDYYLRKKIALKPIDFDVIREVDLYKIEPWDLEDLCKIGSGDQNEWYFFSHKDKKYPTGSRTNRATKAGFWKATGRDKAIYRGEKFLVGMRKTLVFYKGRAPNGQKSDWIMHEYRLETNENGTPQAKGWVVCRAFKKKLAAVSRMGDYESPDCYDQVSFLPQLDNPPRTSMSRTYASQNEQQLHYSQCKQEFDLLYNMPHHHHDSFFQLPQLESPKVPHQSATLYGNCVMQSSTLTQEEQFAQYISQQNLFKSSSSPSVHALDNNNDYLQAVDQVKDWRALDKYVASQLSHDQQDASKEVTNYSHAEEIFHVAEHINMLANDASRRPDNNNNIEQDYASTSTSTFQIDLWK from the exons ATGGATACACTTTCATCACATGTACCCCCAGGCTTTCGATTCCGTCCCACAGATGAAGAACTTGTTGATTATTATCTCAGAAAGAAGATTGCTTTGAAACCGATTGATTTTGATGTCATCAGAGAAGTTGATCTTTATAAGATTGAGCCGTGGGATCTTGAAG ACTTGTGCAAGATAGGAAGTGGTGATCAGAATGAATGGTACTTCTTTAGCCACAAAGATAAGAAGTACCCTACTGGAAGTCGTACAAATAGGGCAACGAAAGCCGGGTTTTGGAAAGCTACAGGAAGAGATAAGGCTATTTATAGAGGAGAAAAATTCCTCGTTGGGATGAGAAAAACCTTAGTCTTTTACAAAGGCCGTGCTCCAAATGGACAGAAGTCAGATTGGATCATGCATGAATATCGACtagaaactaatgaaaatggaaCTCCTCAGGCAA AAGGATGGGTTGTGTGTAGGGCGTTCAAGAAAAAGTTGGCAGCCGTGAGCAGAATGGGAGATTACGAGTCACCAGATTGCTATGATCAAGTCTCATTCCTGCCACAACTTGATAACCCTCCAAGGACATCAATGTCCCGCACTTATGCATCACAAAATGAGCAGCAGCTACACTATTCACAATGCAAGCAAGAGTTTGATTTGCTGTATAACATGCCACATCATCATCATGACTCTTTTTTCCAGCTCCCTCAATTGGAAAGCCCCAAAGTTCCTCATCAGTCAGCTACCCTATATGGTAATTGTGTTATGCAGTCTTCCACACTCACACAAGAGGAGCAATTTGCGCAATACATCTCCCAGCAAAATCTGTTCAAATCATCGTCGTCGCCATCAGTACATGCGCTTGACAACAACAATGATTATCTGCAAGCTGTTGATCAAGTGAAGGATTGGCGAGCCCTTGACAAGTATGTTGCGTCACAGCTCAGCCATGACCAGCAAGATGCTTCCAAGGAAGTAACAAATTACTCTCATGCAGAGGAAATATTTCATGTGGCTGAACACATTAATATGCTTGCCAATGACGCTTCCAGAAGGCCAgacaataataataacattGAACAGGACTATGCCTCAACATCAACCTCTACTTTCCAAATTGATCTCTGGAAATGA
- the LOC137723551 gene encoding NAC domain-containing protein 7-like isoform X1 gives MQVFHYYPQVKNMDTLSSHVPPGFRFRPTDEELVDYYLRKKIALKPIDFDVIREVDLYKIEPWDLEDLCKIGSGDQNEWYFFSHKDKKYPTGSRTNRATKAGFWKATGRDKAIYRGEKFLVGMRKTLVFYKGRAPNGQKSDWIMHEYRLETNENGTPQAKGWVVCRAFKKKLAAVSRMGDYESPDCYDQVSFLPQLDNPPRTSMSRTYASQNEQQLHYSQCKQEFDLLYNMPHHHHDSFFQLPQLESPKVPHQSATLYGNCVMQSSTLTQEEQFAQYISQQNLFKSSSSPSVHALDNNNDYLQAVDQVKDWRALDKYVASQLSHDQQDASKEVTNYSHAEEIFHVAEHINMLANDASRRPDNNNNIEQDYASTSTSTFQIDLWK, from the exons ATGCAGGTTTTTCATTATTATCCGCAGGTGAAGAATATGGATACACTTTCATCACATGTACCCCCAGGCTTTCGATTCCGTCCCACAGATGAAGAACTTGTTGATTATTATCTCAGAAAGAAGATTGCTTTGAAACCGATTGATTTTGATGTCATCAGAGAAGTTGATCTTTATAAGATTGAGCCGTGGGATCTTGAAG ACTTGTGCAAGATAGGAAGTGGTGATCAGAATGAATGGTACTTCTTTAGCCACAAAGATAAGAAGTACCCTACTGGAAGTCGTACAAATAGGGCAACGAAAGCCGGGTTTTGGAAAGCTACAGGAAGAGATAAGGCTATTTATAGAGGAGAAAAATTCCTCGTTGGGATGAGAAAAACCTTAGTCTTTTACAAAGGCCGTGCTCCAAATGGACAGAAGTCAGATTGGATCATGCATGAATATCGACtagaaactaatgaaaatggaaCTCCTCAGGCAA AAGGATGGGTTGTGTGTAGGGCGTTCAAGAAAAAGTTGGCAGCCGTGAGCAGAATGGGAGATTACGAGTCACCAGATTGCTATGATCAAGTCTCATTCCTGCCACAACTTGATAACCCTCCAAGGACATCAATGTCCCGCACTTATGCATCACAAAATGAGCAGCAGCTACACTATTCACAATGCAAGCAAGAGTTTGATTTGCTGTATAACATGCCACATCATCATCATGACTCTTTTTTCCAGCTCCCTCAATTGGAAAGCCCCAAAGTTCCTCATCAGTCAGCTACCCTATATGGTAATTGTGTTATGCAGTCTTCCACACTCACACAAGAGGAGCAATTTGCGCAATACATCTCCCAGCAAAATCTGTTCAAATCATCGTCGTCGCCATCAGTACATGCGCTTGACAACAACAATGATTATCTGCAAGCTGTTGATCAAGTGAAGGATTGGCGAGCCCTTGACAAGTATGTTGCGTCACAGCTCAGCCATGACCAGCAAGATGCTTCCAAGGAAGTAACAAATTACTCTCATGCAGAGGAAATATTTCATGTGGCTGAACACATTAATATGCTTGCCAATGACGCTTCCAGAAGGCCAgacaataataataacattGAACAGGACTATGCCTCAACATCAACCTCTACTTTCCAAATTGATCTCTGGAAATGA